The Acidobacteriaceae bacterium genome includes a region encoding these proteins:
- a CDS encoding NAD(P)-dependent oxidoreductase encodes MSSRKIVITGAAGLVGQNLIPRLEQKNLGELVAIDKHPTNTETLRRLHPNLRVIHADLAEPGPWQDEFVGCTHLMNGHAQIGGIYPAEYVRNNITATERVLEVALRNKVSYVVNISSSVVNSMAIDDYTETKKAQEKLVLDSGIKQVVLRPTLMFGWFDRKHVGWLARFMQRTPVFPIPGTGRFLRQPLFVGDFCDIIDSSLEHEITGAYNITGLERIDYIDLIRAVKQATGSKTRIIKIPYRVFWLLLKTNALWDKDPAFTAKQLEALVTPDVFEVIDWPGIFGVRATPLQDALNTTFRDPKYSKVVLDF; translated from the coding sequence ATGTCTTCGAGAAAAATTGTTATCACCGGGGCCGCCGGTCTTGTCGGCCAAAATCTGATCCCCCGGCTTGAGCAGAAGAATCTCGGCGAGCTTGTCGCGATCGACAAGCACCCTACGAACACCGAGACTCTGCGCCGTCTGCACCCGAACCTGCGCGTCATCCACGCCGACCTCGCCGAGCCCGGCCCATGGCAGGACGAGTTTGTTGGCTGCACGCACCTGATGAACGGCCACGCGCAGATCGGCGGCATCTACCCCGCTGAATACGTTCGTAACAACATCACCGCCACAGAGCGCGTGCTCGAGGTGGCGCTGCGCAACAAAGTCTCCTATGTCGTCAATATCTCTTCATCGGTCGTGAACTCGATGGCCATCGACGACTACACCGAGACCAAGAAGGCGCAGGAGAAGCTTGTGCTGGACTCCGGCATCAAGCAGGTTGTGCTTCGGCCCACGCTGATGTTCGGCTGGTTCGACCGCAAGCACGTCGGCTGGCTCGCGCGTTTCATGCAGCGCACGCCCGTGTTTCCCATCCCTGGCACCGGCCGCTTCCTTCGCCAGCCACTTTTTGTCGGCGACTTCTGCGACATCATCGACAGCTCACTGGAGCACGAGATCACCGGCGCCTACAACATCACGGGGCTGGAGCGCATCGACTACATCGACCTCATCCGTGCCGTGAAGCAGGCCACCGGCTCGAAGACGCGCATCATCAAAATTCCCTATCGCGTCTTCTGGCTGCTGCTCAAGACCAACGCTCTCTGGGACAAGGATCCGGCCTTCACGGCCAAGCAGCTCGAGGCGCTCGTCACGCCCGATGTCTTCGAGGTCATCGACTGGCCCGGCATCTTCGGCGTTCGCGCCACGCCGCTACAGGACGCCTTGAACACCACCTTCCGCGATCCAAAATATTCGAAGGTTGTGCTGGACTTCTGA
- a CDS encoding NADP-dependent oxidoreductase produces the protein MKAAVLQEYGPPSNLKYEDFPDPKPGPGEVLVAVRAASINPVDLKMRSGAAKERFPVTFPGILGRDAAGVVRALGEGVDQFAVGDRVFALAWGTYAELCVVKAADLAKVPDGVEMTTAAAVPLVSCTGDELIREATGVQPGQTILLTGAVGSVGRCALFAAQEIGAKVIAGVRKNQIDEAKSLGAIDAIDLSSDAAIAKLGTVDAVADAVGGEVASKLLGKVKPGGNYGSVLGQPKDYALHPTINIKAMMAHPDPATYVHYAEAIRDGKLKLIIDRVMPLSDAAQAHAAAEKGGVGKIILTS, from the coding sequence ATGAAAGCTGCGGTTCTGCAAGAGTACGGTCCGCCATCGAACCTCAAGTACGAAGACTTCCCTGACCCGAAGCCCGGCCCGGGCGAGGTCCTTGTTGCGGTTCGTGCGGCGAGCATCAATCCCGTCGATTTGAAGATGCGCTCGGGCGCCGCGAAGGAGCGCTTTCCCGTCACCTTCCCTGGCATTCTCGGCCGCGATGCCGCCGGCGTGGTGCGCGCGCTCGGCGAGGGCGTCGACCAATTCGCTGTCGGCGACCGCGTCTTCGCTCTTGCGTGGGGAACCTACGCCGAGCTCTGCGTGGTCAAAGCTGCAGACCTCGCGAAGGTTCCTGACGGGGTGGAGATGACGACGGCCGCCGCCGTTCCGCTCGTCTCCTGCACGGGCGATGAGCTCATCCGCGAAGCCACGGGCGTCCAGCCCGGTCAAACCATTCTCCTCACCGGAGCCGTCGGCAGCGTAGGCCGCTGTGCCCTGTTTGCCGCACAGGAGATCGGTGCAAAGGTGATCGCTGGCGTTCGCAAGAACCAGATCGACGAAGCCAAATCGCTCGGCGCCATCGACGCGATCGACCTCTCCAGCGATGCCGCGATCGCGAAACTCGGCACAGTCGACGCCGTCGCCGACGCTGTCGGCGGTGAGGTCGCATCGAAGCTGCTCGGTAAGGTGAAGCCCGGCGGCAACTACGGCAGCGTGCTTGGCCAGCCGAAAGATTACGCCTTGCACCCGACCATCAACATCAAGGCAATGATGGCGCACCCGGACCCAGCGACATACGTGCACTACGCCGAAGCCATTCGAGACGGCAAGCTCAAGCTGATCATCGATCGCGTCATGCCGCTCAGCGACGCCGCACAGGCCCACGCAGCCGCCGAAAAGGGCGGCGTCGGCAAGATCATCCTCACATCCTGA
- a CDS encoding glycosyltransferase family 4 protein — protein sequence MGRPRVVFAFAVSPNKIGGVEAFSERLARKLNDKGWDLTLWFQDEPPPLVREFLLGPGNVKIEVFRAQSNMGAANVKKSLGMFRKERPTLVCYSLAGVVRWWPLLARLCGARGSVYYDQTSRPRGSEGYRASAKVRWMMKPLSRSVCATDFVRRCSEREGIIPSAKTMVIYSGTDTKRVHGSGEEFRRRYGIPLDRTLVMQVSWLVPEKGIDVALRAAQVAVQDQPSLHFVFCGEGAHRAEYEGLARQLGIKDHVTWTGQVEDLVGGGAFKAADILIQCSQWQEAFGFTVAEAMSAGLPVIASRIGGLPELVVDGDNGFLFDPPSSEQLAAHILRLQTDTALRQRMGVRSRTRAAEQFDLQVCVDRWVDLLTKI from the coding sequence ATGGGACGTCCTCGCGTTGTGTTTGCGTTTGCCGTGTCACCAAACAAAATTGGAGGCGTCGAAGCTTTCTCCGAGCGGCTCGCGCGCAAGCTCAACGACAAAGGATGGGATCTCACACTCTGGTTCCAGGACGAGCCGCCACCACTCGTGCGCGAGTTCCTGCTTGGCCCCGGCAACGTGAAGATCGAGGTCTTTCGCGCGCAGTCGAACATGGGCGCCGCCAATGTCAAAAAGTCACTCGGCATGTTCCGGAAGGAACGCCCGACACTGGTCTGCTACTCGCTCGCGGGCGTCGTGCGATGGTGGCCGCTTCTCGCGCGGCTGTGCGGAGCGCGTGGCTCGGTCTACTACGACCAGACATCGCGGCCCAGGGGCAGCGAAGGATATCGAGCATCCGCCAAGGTGAGGTGGATGATGAAGCCGCTCTCCCGTTCCGTATGCGCCACGGATTTTGTGCGCCGGTGCTCGGAGCGCGAAGGCATCATCCCTTCTGCAAAGACAATGGTGATCTACAGCGGCACCGACACAAAACGTGTTCACGGCAGCGGAGAGGAGTTCCGCAGACGTTATGGAATTCCGCTCGATCGCACGCTCGTTATGCAGGTCAGTTGGCTGGTGCCAGAGAAAGGGATTGACGTCGCGCTGCGCGCTGCCCAGGTTGCAGTACAAGACCAGCCGTCGCTCCACTTTGTCTTCTGCGGCGAGGGAGCTCATCGCGCCGAGTATGAAGGGCTCGCGCGACAGCTCGGCATCAAAGATCACGTTACCTGGACCGGACAGGTGGAGGACCTCGTTGGCGGAGGAGCCTTCAAGGCCGCCGACATCCTGATTCAATGCTCGCAGTGGCAGGAGGCTTTCGGGTTCACCGTTGCTGAAGCCATGAGCGCCGGCCTGCCTGTGATCGCGTCGCGTATTGGCGGCCTGCCGGAACTCGTCGTCGACGGAGATAACGGCTTTCTGTTTGATCCGCCGTCGTCGGAACAACTCGCGGCACACATTCTCCGGCTGCAGACTGATACAGCTCTCCGCCAGCGTATGGGAGTGCGCTCCCGGACGCGCGCCGCCGAGCAGTTCGATCTCCAGGTCTGCGTCGATCGCTGGGTTGATCTATTGACCAAGATTTAG
- a CDS encoding SRPBCC family protein has translation MFTIRDSILIQAPIDRIFALSTSIAIVERELGMHPTAGGRTSGLVTAGDIIRWQGMQFGFPNYHVSLIVPDTWDPPHFFQDRMIAGRFRSFEHDHRFTETAEGTRLDDEVRFSMKLRWGGALTGRTIVAPRIRGLMRRRFHRLKRLAETEEWRQSLVAV, from the coding sequence ATGTTCACCATCCGCGACAGCATCCTCATCCAAGCGCCCATCGACCGCATCTTCGCGCTCTCCACGAGCATCGCGATCGTGGAGCGCGAGCTCGGCATGCATCCCACTGCGGGCGGCCGCACCTCTGGCCTGGTCACCGCCGGCGACATCATCCGCTGGCAGGGCATGCAATTCGGCTTCCCAAACTATCACGTCTCGCTCATCGTCCCCGACACCTGGGACCCGCCGCACTTCTTTCAAGACCGCATGATCGCCGGCCGCTTTCGCAGCTTTGAGCACGACCATCGGTTCACCGAAACTGCAGAAGGTACACGTCTGGACGATGAAGTTCGCTTCTCCATGAAGCTGCGCTGGGGCGGCGCGCTCACCGGCCGCACCATCGTAGCGCCGCGCATTCGCGGCCTCATGCGCCGCCGCTTTCATCGGCTCAAACGGCTCGCAGAGACGGAGGAATGGAGGCAGTCTCTCGTCGCCGTGTAG